The Paenibacillus macerans genome includes a window with the following:
- a CDS encoding DUF6531 domain-containing protein, with amino-acid sequence MLDQKERKYESLTLRDLYLKWPYGQLRLERIKIIRHPGDHARMLLRGLLPEHNGEQIVERASSDDPIGLWGHGRDGRQDYPLFLGQLHQLDLHEVQNNQYVELVVISPTYQLDVERKSRSFQQMNMRYREVVDEVLSPYRHQLQENTFDTSRSIGKLLLQYEETDWEFLQRVASQAGAVLTPDVAGHEARIWIGAPAGSGRLKLPEGTAYRIGRKVDAFLTAIAAPNERLQERSFTRCVVRLEQLLQLGDQVELNGIWFTVMGLEAELHKGILEFDYLCALPEGIRQNQRYNPYLVGLAVEGKVIGVAPNRAKVHLDIDQEQDEAEAVWFPYSSPFSHLLHTMPQVGARVKLYFPGKDEDDAMLINSVRTPLSAGGEAAAKANQKMADSTVKSFTTSYGKDFMLGQQDISFTAKEGSLFLSIHEDTGIELHSEQDIIWMAPEEIDFSGFKQFQAVAEEEIIVVGKGGSVIINDNVETSGEVIVAEGRDRQSFAKLTNPEAEQAKIDKEKEGFWDKVQMGLDVLGMLPGVGAVFDVINAGVSLARGDFVGAGLSLVCMIPGVGDAFGAARLAGKAASKIGKAVMKVGGEKVLKLGKSQMDKVLTAAKKVMGQTDVIQKQVAEKLAKMQDELAERTGKLVQAALEKSGLDKALTALNHKVLANFNCTKKLKDKFCHWGFEPVDLITGAMMSQATDFEFPGPLPLVWERRWISDSRFSGWLGHGVHHALDMRLAVLKEGIGVLLGDGRAAAFELLHRGRVETFNRSERLTLRRMGHNYAMFEHERRLTYYFAPVTGNGGWRAPAALADGSPRGMETGSKAQGMLQAEAKEQAESKVWAITAGAKVKVGAGAKAEVEADVDTEMENEVSVPYQLVRVENELGQRIELHYDERGFLQQVIDSVGRVLDITTDTAGRITKVTHLYRTNPDSPLSERREVLVQYRYNEAGDLIAITDALGQTTYQTYDQHLMTEKKDRNGYSFYWRYDGPTTGARCVHTWGEDGLLEGRIAYFDGYNEVTNSQGHTTKYEYTPEYYCTAITNPLGGRYEYTYSDTADLLSETDENGRLTQYVYDELGQLVQTIQPDGGSWQYMYSEQGQLLQVTDPEGGSQSWDYDEQGRLNRVASADGTVATFMYDERHRICEVRNPQDAATLLTYDDHHNLTRMTLPDGTSAEWSYNHRGECLQTTSPLGANQYFTYDALGRVVRAELPDGNVVKLQYNAYEDVIVAEDSKQRVTFGYTPLGQMTWREAKGKRVELVYNNEEELTAVVNEHGERYELERDANGEIVRETGFDGIVRQYVRSPGGVLERVERPGGRWTAFSYDDMGRITQTAYSDDMTETFKYNRIGALLETTNPFATVKLEYDATGHLIQEWRDKYWIASKYDELGNRTEVISSLGARIKIDRDMLGQISQLQAEQKVQEQEQAGHGPAGTGIPWTAEMIYNKLGQEIERLLPGGVVSKWQYDIIGRPERHSVSSGGRESRKRRYAWDINYRLKSLTNELTGKAIRYNYDDFGTLIGASDEFDKIFRMADDVGNLYSSGHRTDRKYGADGRLLEFQGTKYNYDEEGQLIEKLEQDGSRWCYEYYGNGMMSRVVRPDGKEVVFTYDSLGRRIEKHFNGVVYCYMWDGNQILHEWTAVSKQDKHEGKLEFDLAAPQGAAEKFRSLLSQPSPQEPDPTTMTTWVFEDGTFRPAAKITANGTYSIITDHLGTPVEMYNEHGERVWSCQLDIYGNVQNIYLQGKRSDCPFRYPGQYEDEETGLYYNRFRYYSPHEGMYTQQDPIGLAGNNPTLYGYVDDPNVWVDEFGLAKTPTYKLQKLWKMFTGENASGDIHHGFPEQYKDIFKQMADIDVNDPKYFYDLSKKQHTKKPGIHTNSSKLGKNWNIVWKNILNESKIKFSNASKQEMKTYFEMVLDSMAKKSKINSRSSTSIKNYSYKR; translated from the coding sequence ATGCTGGATCAAAAAGAACGAAAGTACGAGAGTCTGACGCTCCGGGATCTTTATCTAAAGTGGCCTTACGGCCAGCTTCGCCTGGAACGGATCAAGATTATCCGCCATCCAGGGGATCACGCGCGAATGCTGCTGCGGGGCCTCTTGCCGGAGCATAACGGCGAGCAAATTGTCGAGCGGGCAAGCAGTGACGATCCTATCGGGTTATGGGGGCATGGCCGAGACGGCCGGCAGGACTATCCGCTGTTCCTCGGGCAGCTTCATCAGCTTGACCTGCATGAGGTGCAGAATAATCAATACGTGGAGCTGGTCGTGATCTCGCCTACATATCAACTGGATGTTGAGCGCAAAAGCCGCTCGTTCCAGCAGATGAATATGCGCTACCGCGAAGTCGTCGATGAGGTGTTATCGCCTTATCGGCACCAGCTTCAGGAAAATACGTTCGATACGTCGCGGTCCATCGGCAAGCTGCTGCTGCAGTACGAGGAAACGGATTGGGAGTTTCTGCAGCGAGTCGCTTCTCAAGCGGGGGCGGTGTTAACCCCGGATGTGGCCGGCCATGAGGCGCGGATCTGGATCGGAGCCCCGGCCGGATCGGGGCGGCTGAAACTGCCGGAAGGGACGGCTTACCGGATCGGACGCAAGGTTGACGCTTTCTTGACTGCGATTGCGGCGCCGAACGAAAGGCTGCAGGAGAGATCTTTTACCCGTTGTGTGGTCAGACTGGAGCAACTGCTGCAGTTAGGCGATCAGGTGGAACTGAACGGAATATGGTTTACGGTGATGGGCCTGGAAGCGGAACTACACAAGGGAATTCTGGAGTTTGATTATTTGTGCGCTCTTCCGGAAGGGATCCGGCAAAATCAGCGGTATAATCCGTATCTGGTCGGGCTTGCGGTTGAAGGCAAGGTCATCGGGGTCGCACCGAACAGGGCCAAAGTGCATCTGGATATAGATCAGGAGCAGGATGAAGCGGAAGCTGTCTGGTTCCCTTATTCTTCGCCGTTCAGCCACTTGCTGCATACGATGCCGCAGGTCGGGGCGCGGGTTAAGCTGTATTTTCCGGGAAAAGACGAAGACGACGCGATGCTGATCAATTCGGTGCGCACGCCTCTGTCCGCCGGCGGGGAAGCGGCCGCCAAAGCCAATCAGAAAATGGCCGATTCCACGGTAAAGTCGTTTACGACCAGCTATGGTAAGGATTTTATGCTGGGGCAGCAGGACATTTCTTTTACGGCCAAGGAGGGCTCGCTGTTCCTGTCGATTCATGAAGATACGGGGATAGAGCTGCATAGTGAACAGGATATCATCTGGATGGCGCCGGAGGAGATCGACTTTAGCGGATTTAAGCAGTTTCAGGCCGTCGCGGAGGAGGAGATCATCGTCGTCGGCAAGGGCGGCAGCGTGATCATTAACGACAATGTGGAAACATCCGGCGAGGTCATTGTGGCCGAGGGCCGGGATCGGCAGTCGTTTGCGAAGCTGACCAATCCGGAAGCCGAGCAGGCGAAGATCGATAAGGAGAAGGAAGGGTTTTGGGATAAGGTTCAAATGGGGCTGGACGTGCTTGGCATGTTGCCGGGCGTCGGCGCCGTATTTGATGTGATTAATGCGGGGGTTAGTCTGGCGCGCGGCGATTTTGTCGGCGCGGGGTTATCGCTCGTCTGTATGATTCCCGGGGTCGGAGACGCCTTTGGGGCCGCCCGCCTGGCGGGGAAAGCCGCCAGCAAGATCGGCAAAGCGGTGATGAAGGTTGGCGGCGAGAAAGTATTGAAGTTAGGCAAAAGCCAGATGGACAAGGTGCTCACGGCCGCGAAAAAGGTCATGGGTCAGACCGATGTCATTCAGAAGCAGGTCGCGGAAAAGCTGGCGAAAATGCAGGACGAGCTGGCGGAGAGAACGGGCAAGCTGGTGCAAGCGGCCTTGGAGAAATCCGGTTTGGATAAGGCGTTGACCGCTCTAAATCACAAGGTACTGGCTAATTTCAATTGCACGAAAAAGCTTAAGGATAAGTTTTGTCACTGGGGCTTTGAACCGGTGGACTTGATCACCGGGGCGATGATGAGCCAAGCGACCGACTTTGAATTCCCTGGCCCGCTGCCCTTGGTCTGGGAACGCCGATGGATCAGCGACAGCCGGTTCAGCGGATGGCTGGGCCATGGCGTGCATCATGCGCTGGATATGCGTTTAGCCGTGTTGAAGGAGGGCATCGGGGTACTGCTCGGCGATGGCCGGGCGGCGGCGTTTGAACTTCTGCATCGTGGCCGCGTGGAGACGTTTAACCGCTCCGAGCGGTTGACGCTGCGCCGTATGGGACACAACTATGCGATGTTTGAGCATGAGCGGCGGTTGACGTATTATTTTGCACCTGTGACCGGGAACGGGGGTTGGCGGGCACCTGCCGCGTTAGCCGACGGTTCGCCTCGGGGTATGGAAACGGGTTCGAAGGCGCAGGGGATGCTGCAAGCAGAAGCGAAGGAACAAGCTGAATCGAAGGTGTGGGCTATAACAGCAGGAGCGAAAGTAAAGGTCGGAGCGGGAGCCAAGGCGGAAGTTGAAGCGGATGTAGACACTGAAATGGAAAATGAAGTTTCCGTTCCGTACCAGTTGGTGCGGGTAGAAAATGAGCTCGGACAGCGCATTGAGCTGCATTATGACGAGCGGGGCTTTTTGCAGCAGGTCATCGACAGTGTGGGACGGGTGCTGGATATCACTACGGATACGGCGGGACGAATTACGAAGGTCACCCATTTGTACCGCACGAATCCGGACAGCCCGCTGAGCGAACGGCGCGAAGTGTTGGTGCAATACCGGTACAACGAAGCGGGTGATCTGATCGCCATTACGGACGCGCTGGGCCAGACGACGTATCAAACCTATGACCAGCATCTGATGACCGAGAAAAAGGATCGCAACGGGTATAGCTTCTACTGGCGCTATGACGGCCCAACCACGGGAGCGCGCTGCGTGCATACGTGGGGCGAAGACGGGCTGCTTGAAGGGCGCATCGCTTATTTTGACGGATACAACGAGGTGACGAACAGTCAGGGGCATACGACAAAGTATGAATATACGCCGGAGTATTACTGTACAGCGATCACCAACCCGCTAGGCGGCAGATACGAATATACCTATAGTGATACGGCCGACCTGCTGAGCGAAACAGATGAGAATGGCCGATTGACGCAGTATGTGTATGACGAGCTTGGACAATTGGTTCAGACGATCCAGCCGGACGGCGGCAGTTGGCAGTATATGTACAGCGAGCAGGGGCAACTGCTGCAAGTGACCGACCCGGAAGGCGGGAGCCAATCGTGGGATTATGATGAACAGGGGAGATTAAACAGGGTCGCTAGCGCGGATGGGACCGTGGCAACGTTCATGTACGATGAACGTCATCGGATTTGCGAGGTGCGGAACCCGCAGGACGCGGCGACGTTGCTGACGTACGACGATCACCATAATCTAACCCGAATGACGCTGCCGGATGGAACGAGTGCCGAGTGGAGCTACAATCACCGAGGAGAATGTTTGCAAACAACGAGTCCGCTGGGCGCAAATCAGTATTTTACCTACGATGCTTTGGGACGGGTAGTCCGGGCCGAACTGCCGGATGGCAACGTGGTCAAGCTGCAGTATAATGCGTACGAAGATGTCATCGTCGCGGAGGATTCCAAGCAGCGCGTTACGTTCGGGTATACACCGCTCGGACAAATGACCTGGCGCGAAGCAAAAGGCAAGCGGGTTGAGCTGGTATATAACAACGAGGAAGAGTTGACGGCAGTCGTTAATGAGCATGGGGAGCGGTATGAGTTGGAACGTGATGCCAACGGTGAAATCGTTCGAGAAACCGGGTTCGACGGCATCGTCAGACAATATGTGCGTAGTCCTGGCGGTGTGCTGGAAAGGGTAGAGCGTCCCGGCGGCCGGTGGACGGCATTCAGCTATGATGACATGGGCCGCATAACGCAAACAGCCTACAGTGACGATATGACCGAAACGTTCAAGTACAACCGGATCGGGGCTTTGCTGGAGACCACCAATCCGTTTGCCACGGTCAAGCTGGAGTATGATGCAACCGGCCATCTGATCCAGGAATGGCGCGACAAATATTGGATCGCCAGCAAGTATGATGAACTCGGCAACCGGACGGAAGTAATCAGCAGCCTGGGTGCTCGCATCAAGATAGACCGGGATATGCTGGGTCAGATTAGCCAGTTGCAGGCAGAGCAAAAAGTGCAGGAGCAAGAGCAGGCTGGTCACGGCCCAGCCGGAACGGGCATACCTTGGACTGCGGAAATGATCTATAACAAGCTGGGTCAAGAGATCGAAAGGCTGCTTCCCGGCGGAGTAGTGAGTAAATGGCAATACGATATTATCGGAAGACCGGAACGGCACAGTGTTAGTAGCGGTGGCCGCGAAAGCCGAAAAAGAAGGTATGCCTGGGATATCAATTACCGCCTGAAATCGCTGACGAACGAACTGACAGGTAAGGCGATCCGCTATAACTATGACGATTTCGGCACCTTGATCGGGGCTAGCGACGAGTTCGATAAAATCTTCCGCATGGCGGACGATGTAGGGAACTTGTACAGCAGCGGCCATCGCACGGACCGGAAATACGGCGCAGACGGGCGATTGCTCGAATTCCAAGGAACGAAATACAACTATGATGAAGAAGGCCAACTGATCGAAAAACTGGAGCAGGACGGCAGTCGCTGGTGCTATGAGTATTACGGCAACGGCATGATGAGCAGGGTCGTTCGTCCAGACGGCAAGGAAGTGGTGTTCACCTATGATAGCCTAGGACGCCGGATTGAGAAGCACTTCAACGGCGTAGTATACTGTTATATGTGGGATGGGAACCAAATTTTGCATGAATGGACAGCGGTGAGTAAGCAGGACAAGCATGAGGGAAAACTGGAGTTTGACTTAGCTGCACCTCAAGGAGCGGCAGAAAAATTTAGGTCCCTATTATCTCAACCTTCTCCACAAGAGCCCGACCCTACCACAATGACGACCTGGGTGTTTGAAGACGGAACCTTCCGCCCGGCCGCCAAAATCACGGCTAACGGTACGTACAGCATCATCACTGACCACCTGGGCACCCCGGTAGAAATGTATAATGAACATGGGGAACGAGTATGGTCTTGTCAACTGGACATTTACGGCAACGTCCAAAATATTTATCTCCAGGGCAAAAGATCCGATTGTCCGTTCCGTTACCCAGGTCAATATGAGGACGAGGAAACAGGCCTGTACTACAACCGCTTCCGCTACTACTCGCCGCATGAGGGGATGTATACGCAGCAGGACCCGATAGGGCTGGCAGGGAATAACCCGACGTTGTATGGGTATGTGGATGATCCGAATGTCTGGGTTGATGAGTTTGGGTTAGCCAAAACCCCAACGTATAAACTTCAAAAATTATGGAAAATGTTTACCGGAGAGAATGCATCTGGAGATATACATCATGGTTTTCCGGAACAATATAAAGATATTTTTAAACAAATGGCAGACATTGATGTTAATGATCCTAAATATTTTTACGATTTAAGCAAGAAACAACATACTAAAAAGCCTGGAATTCATACTAATAGTAGTAAGTTGGGTAAAAACTGGAATATTGTTTGGAAGAATATTTTGAATGAATCTAAAATTAAATTTTCAAATGCTTCAAAACAAGAAATGAAAACTTATTTTGAGATGGTTTTAGACAGTATGGCAAAGAAAAGTAAAATAAACTCCAGAAGTTCCACGTCAATTAAAAATTATTCGTATAAGAGGTGA
- a CDS encoding DUF4280 domain-containing protein: protein MVSAKMARTVVQEGASEEFSYVVRGAMLRCACGSHPNMLNLPTCHGMYIKGQPLMNVADSKVDDNISTFGVCDARDKPCEPEVHMEWVNGKPDLLVEGKPALLSCSYVNCVHHENGIIYVEDDGQK from the coding sequence ATGGTATCTGCAAAAATGGCACGCACCGTCGTGCAGGAAGGGGCCAGCGAGGAGTTCAGCTACGTGGTGCGTGGAGCGATGCTGCGTTGCGCGTGCGGCAGTCATCCGAACATGCTGAATTTACCTACATGCCACGGCATGTATATCAAAGGCCAGCCGCTGATGAATGTGGCCGACAGCAAGGTCGACGATAATATTTCCACCTTCGGGGTCTGCGATGCGAGAGACAAGCCGTGTGAGCCGGAGGTGCATATGGAGTGGGTAAACGGCAAGCCGGACCTCTTGGTCGAGGGCAAACCCGCGCTGCTGAGCTGCTCTTACGTCAATTGTGTGCATCATGAGAATGGCATTATTTATGTGGAAGACGACGGTCAGAAATAA
- a CDS encoding pentapeptide repeat-containing protein codes for MTDPVVEQEIAALRDALLLKADGIWRSGMMEPHSAELIEAFRKLCLRIREQQVGGTKAGIAFIHFSYLRSWLLQGKLVYSLEAYDDRWYVDRSECMELVELPWLHLFLQDFKQELRKKLLRIMPELDQDAILLREIAVLHQFVREWIRRIVPRLLDLPEFRLVERADVLRFRTGEYKDFSEQIWMEDVSEKDAAVLKRWLEQKLPNVYMNSDFRGLNLSGGSYEDIDLRYSHCTGSDFSGSRLQRSVCIGTDFSGSNLSGADLSQSLLYDADFSGSDLRGARFTEAVGGERFIHEGMVLGFGGVRFNDANLEGASLLYADLGGADFQGANLAGVTVMKQDSMKWQLSEEQKRSIIWMEEDENGVPVPAGG; via the coding sequence TTGACGGATCCGGTAGTAGAACAGGAGATTGCCGCACTGCGGGACGCGCTGCTGCTTAAAGCCGACGGGATTTGGCGCAGCGGGATGATGGAGCCGCATTCCGCCGAGCTGATCGAAGCGTTTCGCAAGCTCTGCTTGCGTATCCGCGAGCAGCAGGTAGGCGGGACGAAAGCTGGAATCGCCTTTATTCATTTTTCTTATTTGCGGTCCTGGCTGCTGCAGGGGAAGCTGGTTTACAGCCTGGAAGCTTACGATGACCGCTGGTATGTGGACCGAAGCGAGTGTATGGAGCTGGTTGAACTGCCTTGGTTGCACTTGTTTTTACAGGACTTTAAGCAAGAATTGCGTAAAAAACTGCTCAGAATTATGCCTGAGCTGGACCAGGATGCGATCCTGCTGCGGGAGATCGCGGTTCTTCACCAGTTTGTAAGAGAGTGGATACGGCGGATTGTGCCGCGGCTGCTAGACCTGCCGGAATTCCGGCTGGTGGAGCGGGCCGATGTGCTTAGATTCCGCACCGGGGAGTATAAGGACTTCAGTGAACAGATTTGGATGGAAGACGTTTCGGAGAAGGATGCGGCGGTCCTGAAGCGCTGGCTGGAGCAAAAATTGCCGAATGTTTATATGAACAGCGACTTCCGTGGATTGAATTTGAGCGGAGGGAGTTATGAAGACATCGATCTGCGCTACAGCCACTGCACGGGGAGCGATTTTAGCGGTTCGCGGTTGCAGCGAAGCGTCTGTATCGGCACCGATTTTAGCGGCAGCAACCTGAGTGGCGCCGACTTAAGCCAAAGTTTGCTGTACGATGCCGATTTCAGCGGAAGCGATCTGCGCGGTGCCCGGTTTACGGAAGCTGTGGGCGGGGAACGGTTTATCCACGAGGGGATGGTGCTGGGGTTTGGCGGCGTCCGGTTTAACGATGCCAACCTGGAGGGAGCGAGCCTGCTGTATGCCGATTTGGGCGGGGCTGATTTTCAGGGCGCAAATTTAGCCGGGGTTACGGTGATGAAACAAGATTCCATGAAATGGCAGCTCAGCGAGGAGCAAAAGCGCAGCATCATCTGGATGGAGGAAGACGAAAACGGCGTTCCCGTACCGGCTGGGGGATAA
- a CDS encoding phage baseplate assembly protein V, which yields MEQTLNSYIVIEPFELERLQELKIDKRMNEHVKLTFKGIVPESRKDSYVQMADAQTEIVVKEVDEQGKRVTLFHGMILDVEIQMAQGVHFISVDAVSNTYKLDLQPVDRSFQQIGLAYRSLMNQVIGAYPQADLIDYASNGSSLESMILQYQESDWQLLKRLASHFHTGIVPAAMDERILCYVGLPELGSKGKLTVHNYRVQKRMDLYQQAQRARIPGVSQHDFVFYEVESPQVLDVGHEVEFNGKKLLVSQVGMVLEQGVLKRRYTLAREGGLVIPKQYNTMIVGASVQGQVLAVSKDTVKVHLNMDSAQDEGTACWLPYSTIYASADNAGWYFMPEQGDNVRIYFPTHEEKDAFATSSVAKSGSSGGGASGGGAAGSGVGAARAGTSGSGGSAGAGGSDPMQDPEIKTLKTKNGKMIVLAPDYIMISGDGVSILLEDENGITLTSSKDIKVTATENVILQSKNITLAASEKVEMSCKDSSLVIENDVVLKGNQVRNN from the coding sequence ATGGAACAGACGCTGAATTCGTACATTGTGATCGAACCGTTTGAGCTGGAGCGGTTGCAGGAACTGAAGATCGACAAGCGGATGAACGAGCATGTCAAACTGACGTTTAAAGGGATCGTTCCGGAGAGCCGTAAAGACAGTTACGTGCAAATGGCTGACGCGCAGACGGAGATCGTGGTGAAGGAGGTCGATGAGCAAGGCAAGCGGGTGACGCTGTTCCACGGCATGATTCTGGATGTTGAAATCCAGATGGCTCAAGGGGTGCACTTCATTTCCGTGGATGCGGTGTCAAACACCTATAAGCTGGACTTACAGCCGGTGGACCGGTCTTTTCAGCAAATCGGTTTGGCCTACCGGTCCTTGATGAATCAAGTCATCGGCGCCTATCCCCAGGCGGACTTAATCGATTACGCGTCGAACGGGTCCTCGCTGGAGAGCATGATTTTGCAGTATCAAGAAAGCGATTGGCAACTGCTTAAGCGGCTGGCTTCGCATTTTCATACGGGGATTGTCCCCGCTGCCATGGATGAGCGGATCTTGTGTTATGTCGGGCTGCCCGAGCTCGGCAGCAAAGGCAAGCTGACCGTGCACAATTACCGCGTTCAAAAACGGATGGACCTGTATCAGCAGGCGCAGCGTGCCCGTATTCCAGGGGTCTCGCAGCATGATTTTGTGTTCTATGAAGTGGAGTCGCCGCAGGTGCTGGATGTCGGGCATGAGGTGGAGTTTAACGGGAAAAAGCTGCTTGTGAGCCAGGTCGGGATGGTCCTGGAACAAGGGGTTTTAAAACGCAGATATACGTTAGCCAGAGAAGGCGGGTTGGTGATCCCGAAACAGTATAACACCATGATCGTCGGTGCTTCGGTCCAGGGGCAAGTCCTCGCCGTAAGCAAGGATACGGTCAAGGTACATCTGAACATGGATTCAGCTCAGGATGAAGGAACGGCCTGCTGGCTACCGTACTCGACGATTTACGCATCTGCGGACAATGCCGGATGGTACTTCATGCCAGAGCAGGGGGATAATGTGCGGATTTATTTTCCGACGCATGAGGAGAAGGACGCCTTTGCCACCAGTTCAGTGGCGAAATCCGGAAGTTCCGGCGGCGGCGCTTCGGGTGGTGGAGCAGCCGGTTCGGGCGTAGGCGCGGCGAGAGCGGGGACTAGCGGCTCTGGCGGTTCGGCCGGCGCGGGAGGCAGCGATCCGATGCAGGACCCGGAAATCAAAACGCTCAAGACGAAGAACGGAAAAATGATCGTGCTGGCACCGGATTACATTATGATTTCCGGGGACGGTGTATCGATTCTGCTGGAGGATGAGAACGGCATCACCTTGACCAGCAGCAAGGATATTAAAGTGACCGCGACAGAAAATGTGATTTTGCAGTCAAAGAACATTACGCTGGCGGCGAGCGAGAAGGTGGAGATGAGCTGCAAGGACAGCTCGCTGGTGATCGAAAACGATGTCGTGCTGAAAGGAAATCAGGTGCGAAACAATTAG
- a CDS encoding helix-turn-helix domain-containing protein has translation MLNIMQHIGAKIRLYRLAKHLTQEQLADCIGSTGTYIGRLERGEKNVRIQTLVKIAEALDISIFALLENDHEEYLYQKKWVWDSLTLMLQQSDAKQKMIYHVIHAIVNEENN, from the coding sequence ATGTTAAATATAATGCAACATATCGGTGCAAAAATCCGCTTATACCGTTTGGCCAAGCATTTGACTCAGGAACAATTAGCAGATTGCATTGGCTCAACAGGCACATACATAGGGCGGTTAGAACGCGGAGAAAAAAATGTACGAATCCAAACGCTTGTTAAAATCGCTGAAGCACTTGATATCAGCATATTTGCGCTACTCGAAAACGATCATGAAGAGTATCTTTACCAGAAAAAGTGGGTCTGGGATAGCTTAACACTCATGCTCCAACAAAGCGATGCTAAGCAAAAGATGATTTATCATGTAATTCATGCAATAGTGAATGAGGAAAATAATTAG